From a region of the Actinopolymorpha singaporensis genome:
- a CDS encoding pyridoxal-phosphate dependent enzyme, translating to MTVAGARSNGFGSFGPFDPGGTGDAPATDPARALHRLTTLPVVPLGRWPSPVSAGESAAGPVLVKRDDLSGLGRGGAKTRKIEGLLGHLRAVGHDELIAFAGNITNLAFDITPILREHRIRSTVLVVDDPPMAPSDRERHFAGIRDDIRLLGPSRVAAARAAAGAYAAGRAAGRRPLVVLPGVCHPSAILGNARGVLELAEQGPLPRAIFVSVATGNTIVGFLVGAALLAARGHPPVRVVGVQVYPGRIDLLARLLARWTTRWLGVPALRLPPLEIVTTEVGRGFGDYPDRLVDLCERVAATNGIAVDPIFGAKTWSAMEAMMARGEVEGPCMFWHCGYTPEWRDLRGAEQKAAGS from the coding sequence ATGACGGTTGCTGGCGCGCGTTCCAACGGATTCGGCTCGTTCGGCCCGTTCGACCCAGGCGGCACCGGAGACGCCCCGGCGACCGACCCGGCCCGTGCCCTGCATCGACTGACCACGCTGCCGGTGGTGCCGCTGGGCCGGTGGCCGAGCCCGGTGTCGGCGGGTGAGTCGGCGGCCGGGCCCGTGCTCGTCAAGCGTGACGACCTCTCCGGCTTGGGCCGGGGAGGGGCGAAGACCCGCAAGATCGAGGGACTGCTCGGTCACCTGCGAGCCGTCGGGCACGACGAACTGATCGCGTTCGCCGGCAACATCACCAACCTCGCGTTCGACATCACCCCGATCCTGCGCGAGCACCGGATCAGGTCCACGGTGCTGGTGGTGGACGACCCACCGATGGCACCCTCGGACCGCGAGCGACACTTCGCCGGCATCCGCGACGACATCCGGCTGCTGGGGCCGAGCCGGGTCGCGGCTGCCCGGGCAGCCGCCGGCGCCTACGCGGCCGGGCGGGCGGCGGGGCGGCGTCCGCTGGTCGTCCTGCCGGGCGTCTGCCATCCGAGCGCCATCCTGGGCAACGCGCGCGGCGTACTCGAGCTCGCCGAGCAGGGGCCCCTGCCACGTGCCATCTTCGTGTCGGTGGCGACCGGTAACACCATCGTCGGTTTCCTGGTCGGTGCCGCGCTGCTGGCGGCTCGTGGCCATCCGCCGGTGCGGGTGGTCGGCGTCCAGGTCTACCCGGGCCGGATCGACCTGCTCGCCCGGCTGCTGGCTCGCTGGACGACGAGGTGGCTCGGCGTACCGGCGCTGCGGTTGCCTCCGCTGGAGATCGTCACCACCGAGGTGGGCCGCGGCTTCGGGGACTACCCCGACCGGCTGGTCGACCTCTGTGAACGGGTGGCCGCCACCAACGGCATCGCAGTCGACCCCATCTTCGGGGCCAAAACCTGGTCGGCGATGGAGGCGATGATGGCGCGCGGCGAGGTCGAGGGACCATGCATGTTCTGGCACTGCGGTTACACGCCCGAATGGCGCGACCTGCGCGGGGCCGAGCAGAAGGCGGCCGGCTCATGA
- a CDS encoding phytanoyl-CoA dioxygenase family protein, producing the protein MTDAVSPVRVDADADPPLDDWIERFHRDGFLVVEDALPDDLVRELRTDLDDAIGAAPNNAGQVEIQVRMFERSKAHLRLFDHEPVVTFAERLISQDRPGLGPDHVHVVHNNAFRTPTQAGISTWHQDDPPHYLVTHGEPPANVRLPVLLFTCNYYLTDVTERRHGPTQFVPGSHLFGAHCPPTLEGTRWEQDVVTAYGRAGTAIMFSCQVWHRGHPNLSERTRYVSQVSYAHRLIGHRYFPFMNYVMPEHVYAGANPRLRRLLGFLPTGAYG; encoded by the coding sequence ATGACCGACGCCGTCTCGCCGGTACGCGTGGACGCAGACGCGGACCCACCCCTGGACGACTGGATCGAACGCTTCCACCGCGACGGCTTCCTGGTGGTCGAGGACGCCCTGCCGGACGATCTCGTGCGGGAGCTTCGTACCGACCTCGACGACGCGATCGGCGCCGCGCCCAACAACGCCGGTCAGGTCGAGATCCAGGTGCGGATGTTCGAACGCAGCAAGGCGCACCTGCGACTGTTCGACCACGAACCCGTCGTCACGTTCGCCGAGCGACTGATCAGTCAGGACCGGCCGGGCCTCGGTCCGGACCACGTGCACGTCGTGCACAACAACGCCTTCCGCACGCCGACCCAGGCGGGCATCTCGACCTGGCACCAGGACGACCCGCCGCACTATCTGGTGACCCACGGCGAGCCGCCGGCCAACGTGCGGCTGCCCGTACTCCTGTTCACCTGCAACTACTACCTCACCGACGTGACCGAGCGGCGCCACGGCCCGACGCAGTTCGTGCCCGGGTCACATCTGTTCGGTGCACACTGCCCACCCACGTTGGAGGGAACGCGGTGGGAGCAGGACGTGGTGACGGCGTACGGCAGGGCGGGTACGGCGATCATGTTCAGCTGTCAGGTCTGGCATCGCGGCCACCCCAACCTGAGCGAGCGAACGCGGTACGTCAGCCAGGTCTCCTACGCACATCGCCTCATCGGCCACCGCTACTTCCCCTTCATGAACTACGTGATGCCCGAACACGTGTACGCCGGGGCGAACCCGCGGCTGCGGCGGCTGCTCGGCTTCCTGCCGACGGGCGCCTACGGTTAG
- a CDS encoding prolipoprotein diacylglyceryl transferase family protein, with the protein MNTVVNEPLPGGGFEPGNAPIPRRGRTSTAGIMAGYVAVFFGLLPLLLWSLGNSLNVALALPELPGRHWGVGGAALLGAGLAWMAWSMVLLRVVGGGWPVSHLPPVRLVTSGPYRLSRHPVYVGYVAAAAGLALLDRSPGELLACGLLALGVVDYVVGYEGPVLRRRFAGTYDQYQPRSRHLAHLLLPLWERVRGPVEWLANQPVLLRVGPTIWVTYGLFVASGTAVAMTLMLGRLATDGLGPHALLTYALVLVPSMALGGRLLWFVVAWEQVRTLGAWRAIRTVGLVSWGTYIGFFAGSAVFAAVEQVSLLWLLDRMVPTVLVCSVIGRIGCLTYGCCFGREWPHGIRWYAPESKVVRQLGPDRVCPRIPVQVLSAAATAAAVLTAALVSLRPAPAGVVTGVVMLLYAMGRFAVDSLRDETFGVPWAGGLTSGHLFSLVVTAVALALIHTSRGEPAWPRSMFSYDRGLLWPILPVIGVATILVFVVSGLHWRRVGQW; encoded by the coding sequence ATGAACACCGTCGTCAACGAACCCCTGCCTGGTGGCGGTTTCGAGCCTGGGAACGCTCCCATTCCGCGGCGCGGCCGTACGTCCACCGCCGGCATCATGGCCGGCTACGTCGCGGTCTTCTTCGGCCTACTTCCCCTCCTGCTGTGGTCACTGGGCAACTCGCTGAACGTCGCGTTGGCGCTGCCGGAGCTGCCCGGTCGCCACTGGGGCGTCGGCGGTGCGGCGTTGCTGGGCGCCGGTCTGGCGTGGATGGCCTGGTCGATGGTGTTGCTGCGGGTGGTCGGCGGCGGCTGGCCGGTCTCCCACCTGCCGCCGGTGCGCCTGGTCACCAGTGGGCCGTACCGCCTCAGCCGGCATCCCGTCTACGTCGGGTACGTCGCGGCCGCGGCCGGGCTGGCCCTGCTCGACCGCTCACCCGGCGAACTCCTCGCCTGCGGCCTGCTCGCGCTGGGCGTCGTCGACTACGTGGTCGGGTACGAGGGACCGGTGCTGCGCCGTCGTTTCGCCGGCACCTACGACCAGTACCAACCGCGATCACGTCATCTCGCACACCTCCTGCTTCCCTTGTGGGAAAGGGTTCGCGGGCCGGTGGAGTGGCTGGCGAACCAGCCGGTCCTCCTCCGGGTGGGGCCGACGATCTGGGTCACGTACGGGTTGTTTGTCGCGTCCGGCACGGCGGTGGCGATGACCCTGATGCTCGGCCGCCTCGCCACCGACGGTCTCGGCCCTCATGCTCTCCTGACCTACGCGCTGGTCCTGGTGCCGTCGATGGCGTTGGGCGGCCGGCTGTTGTGGTTCGTGGTGGCCTGGGAGCAGGTCAGGACGCTCGGCGCCTGGCGGGCGATTCGTACGGTGGGGCTCGTCTCCTGGGGCACCTACATCGGCTTCTTCGCCGGCTCCGCCGTCTTCGCGGCCGTCGAGCAGGTGAGCCTGTTGTGGCTGCTGGACCGGATGGTGCCGACCGTTCTGGTCTGCTCGGTGATCGGCCGGATCGGCTGCCTCACCTACGGATGCTGCTTCGGCCGGGAGTGGCCGCACGGCATCCGCTGGTACGCGCCGGAGAGTAAGGTCGTCCGGCAGCTTGGCCCGGACCGGGTATGCCCGCGGATCCCGGTGCAGGTGCTGTCCGCGGCGGCCACAGCCGCGGCGGTGTTGACGGCCGCGCTGGTGAGCCTGCGGCCGGCGCCGGCCGGCGTGGTCACCGGAGTGGTGATGCTGCTGTACGCGATGGGCCGGTTCGCGGTGGACTCGCTCCGGGACGAGACGTTCGGGGTGCCGTGGGCAGGTGGCCTCACTTCCGGCCATCTCTTCAGCCTGGTGGTAACCGCGGTCGCACTGGCCCTGATCCACACCTCGCGAGGCGAACCCGCCTGGCCGAGGTCGATGTTCTCCTACGACAGGGGGTTGCTGTGGCCGATACTTCCGGTGATCGGGGTCGCGACCATACTGGTCTTCGTGGTCTCGGGGCTCCACTGGCGTCGGGTGGGGCAGTGGTGA